A genomic window from Oculatellaceae cyanobacterium includes:
- a CDS encoding DUF3962 domain-containing protein: MAVKTLFPGAWALRSEQEFKLFTITVPSSWQRAAQALAQKRFKMQGRGYPSVPVHSLNSIVRASFPQIIKTERNAWKENSNHWIIAKEQVNISDLPELVKNWLREEFNCLGEDEVELTLYQLDDQLWEWNEEPLVYPLQQLLAEYQTNNLCFSAIPDYLVDKLLEHPEISFEGENHSFQLKFYRVVGQAAELMSWPPIEVTCLKRGEEVAIAKISFVISFSVQTIPWRKEPVVYHNLSVRRWINTPFKRSPYPGVTVHIGDSYRWLDCQRQTLKFMPIRVQRLDGQLSWPRALKELLAINDCQLPDLQEIIQQLNTNWHSENLSVREIQTAIAYHSSYSSSGIKTLCLPGVSPRDLASLDQVICDRLPVERIGKANLITAFKPYQDSPLRDLWDSRAGKRKVQMLQPEYAQKAVLQLCNQNTLSILIVWETEFCRDAIVYEICQLLDLQPTNDEQIYSGVIGSVKIQALHVSDLTQPLDIPAKLSPEKRQHLRKKFMEKRIQEIINYLPNPTKLCGAIVEIKRKRDYFPREADPKLAWRIGAMKKGYPNQHIHALTPSNSKRKIKADQERVKRAVIDLLRQLGAMPNPVVGMELDGVSSNLWLTCFHVIRRNRKTTANGKDVKVALMVRVNAATGEVQLTTSSIFHTQGWVSYGEGLKRLLDEKWADESTSESGEETLSKDRKQAEQQRIGQFVSQCLKSCLNLPAEGKDLPRVLFMASAQNARELLPWLTNPQLPKNTLPDGLARQLNNSECDRLWVVRLRELERGETPVVIAEGEPGTRPTVGGIFKWEGVCDSKENAVYLSLRNLLITEKYPLAKRQSRLDNGGAPAANPKPLEIAVIYHPDIEEERLVSLVHTLRNRWSYFADDVSLPLPFPFAIKAKEYAVSPQDTIDALESEGEDFDDID; encoded by the coding sequence ATGGCAGTTAAAACACTTTTCCCTGGAGCATGGGCATTACGTTCAGAGCAAGAATTTAAACTATTTACAATTACAGTACCTTCTTCTTGGCAACGAGCGGCTCAGGCACTAGCTCAAAAACGATTCAAAATGCAGGGCAGAGGTTATCCATCTGTTCCCGTGCATTCCCTAAATTCGATTGTTAGAGCTAGCTTTCCTCAAATCATTAAAACTGAGCGTAATGCTTGGAAAGAAAATAGTAATCATTGGATAATTGCAAAAGAACAAGTAAATATTTCGGACTTACCAGAACTGGTTAAAAACTGGTTACGGGAAGAATTTAACTGTTTAGGCGAGGACGAAGTTGAATTAACGCTCTATCAGCTAGATGATCAACTTTGGGAATGGAATGAAGAGCCACTCGTTTATCCACTCCAGCAATTACTAGCAGAATATCAGACAAATAATCTCTGTTTTTCAGCTATTCCTGATTACCTAGTTGACAAATTATTAGAACACCCAGAAATTAGCTTTGAAGGTGAAAATCACTCTTTTCAACTAAAATTTTACCGTGTTGTAGGACAAGCGGCTGAGTTAATGTCTTGGCCACCAATAGAAGTTACGTGTTTGAAAAGAGGAGAAGAAGTTGCAATAGCGAAAATCTCTTTCGTTATTTCTTTTTCAGTACAAACAATTCCTTGGCGTAAAGAACCAGTTGTATATCACAATTTATCTGTTCGACGCTGGATTAATACCCCGTTTAAGCGATCGCCTTACCCTGGAGTCACTGTTCATATCGGCGATTCATACCGATGGTTAGATTGTCAGCGTCAAACTCTGAAATTTATGCCAATTAGAGTACAACGTCTGGATGGACAATTAAGCTGGCCTCGTGCATTAAAGGAACTACTAGCTATCAATGACTGTCAATTACCAGATTTGCAAGAGATTATTCAACAACTAAACACAAATTGGCATTCTGAAAATTTATCAGTTAGAGAAATACAAACTGCGATCGCTTATCACAGTAGTTACAGCAGTAGCGGTATAAAAACTCTGTGTTTACCAGGCGTGAGTCCACGAGATCTGGCTAGCCTCGATCAAGTAATTTGCGATCGGCTTCCTGTAGAAAGAATAGGTAAAGCCAACCTTATCACTGCCTTTAAACCTTATCAAGATTCACCGCTAAGGGATTTATGGGACTCAAGGGCAGGAAAGCGTAAGGTGCAAATGCTACAACCTGAGTATGCTCAAAAAGCGGTACTGCAATTATGCAATCAAAACACTTTATCTATCTTGATAGTTTGGGAAACAGAATTTTGTAGAGATGCAATTGTTTACGAAATTTGCCAATTACTTGACCTGCAACCAACAAATGATGAACAGATTTATAGCGGAGTAATAGGAAGCGTTAAAATTCAGGCACTTCATGTTTCTGACTTAACGCAACCGTTAGATATTCCAGCTAAACTTTCTCCTGAAAAAAGGCAGCATCTACGCAAAAAATTCATGGAGAAGCGAATTCAAGAGATTATTAACTATCTTCCCAATCCAACTAAACTCTGTGGGGCTATTGTCGAAATCAAGCGAAAGCGAGATTACTTTCCACGAGAAGCAGATCCGAAACTGGCATGGCGGATTGGAGCAATGAAAAAAGGCTATCCCAATCAACATATTCATGCGCTTACTCCGAGTAATAGTAAGAGAAAAATAAAAGCTGACCAAGAACGAGTTAAACGTGCGGTTATAGACTTACTCCGTCAATTAGGCGCAATGCCTAACCCTGTTGTAGGGATGGAATTAGACGGAGTAAGTTCCAATTTGTGGTTAACCTGTTTCCATGTCATCCGTCGTAATCGCAAAACTACAGCTAATGGAAAAGATGTAAAAGTTGCGCTGATGGTTAGAGTCAATGCAGCAACTGGAGAAGTACAGCTAACAACTTCTTCAATCTTTCATACTCAAGGTTGGGTATCTTACGGAGAAGGACTTAAGCGATTACTTGATGAAAAGTGGGCAGATGAATCAACTTCTGAATCTGGGGAAGAAACCCTTAGTAAGGATCGCAAACAAGCTGAACAGCAACGTATTGGACAATTTGTAAGCCAATGCCTGAAAAGCTGCTTGAATTTGCCTGCTGAGGGCAAAGATTTACCGCGTGTATTATTTATGGCATCAGCGCAGAATGCACGAGAGTTATTACCTTGGTTAACTAATCCTCAGTTACCCAAAAATACTTTACCAGATGGACTAGCAAGACAATTAAATAATTCAGAGTGCGATCGCCTATGGGTGGTTCGCCTCCGAGAATTAGAAAGAGGGGAAACACCTGTAGTTATTGCAGAAGGTGAACCAGGTACTAGACCTACAGTTGGTGGCATCTTTAAGTGGGAAGGAGTCTGTGATTCAAAAGAGAATGCGGTTTACCTCAGTCTTAGAAATTTGTTAATAACTGAGAAGTATCCTCTAGCAAAGCGTCAATCACGTTTAGATAATGGTGGCGCTCCAGCAGCCAACCCAAAGCCATTGGAAATAGCAGTTATTTACCATCCAGATATTGAAGAAGAGAGACTTGTAAGTTTAGTACATACTCTAAGAAATCGCTGGTCTTATTTTGCAGATGATGTTTCTTTACCATTGCCGTTTCCTTTCGCAATTAAGGCTAAAGAGTACGCTGTTAGCCCACAAGACACAATAGATGCTTTAGAGAGTGAGGGCGAAGATTTTGATGATATAGATTGA